TCCTTGACCAGTTTTTCCAAAGCCAATTGAATCAGATGCTCCGATTCGAGGTCCAGAGCGGACGTGGCTTCGTCAAAAATCAGAATGCGCGGATTTTTCAAAAAGACCCTTGCTATGGCAATCCGCTGTTTCTGTCCTCCGGAAAGCTTGACCCCGCGTTCACCGATTTCGGTGTTGTAACCGTTCGGAAGCTGCTGAATAAAATCGTGCGCATTGGCGGCGATCGCCGCGCGGATGATTTCGTCCTCCGTCGCATCGGGCCTGCCCATCAGTATATTTTCGAATACGGAGCCGCTGAACAGGATGTTGTCCTGCAGCACCATCCCGATCTGCCCGCGCAGGCTTTTCAAGGTAACGTTCCGGATATCCCGTCCGTCAATGCGAATGGCTCCGTCCCGGATATCGTAAAAACGGGGAATGAGCGATACCAGTGAAGATTTTCCGCCGCCGCTCATGCCCACGAAAGCGACGGTTTGCCCGGGCTGAATGGTCAGTTGAATGTTTCTGAGAATCGCTTCCGTTTGCTCGCTGTAGCTGAACGTGACGCGGTCAAATTCGATTTTGCCTTTGACCGTCGGCAGTTCGCGGGCATCAGGCGCATCCACGATATCATAAGGCTCCTTCATGAAATCGGTCATTCGGTCGAGCGACGCGAAGGCTTGCGTCAGCACGGTCGATGAATTCACCAGCCTGCGAAGCGGGCTGTACAGACGCTCCAGATATCCGAAAAAGGCGACCAGCGAGCCCATCGACAAATTTCCTCGGATCACTTCATATCCGCCGTAGCCGATGACCATCAGCGGGGCCAGATCGGTCAATGTATTGATAACGGAGAAGGTGAGGGCGTTCCAGCGGGTTTGGGCCATGGCCTTGTTGAGAAAATTTCGGTTTTTTCCGTCAAATCGGCGGCCTTCGTACTGTTCGAGCGTAAAGCTGCGGATCACGGGGATGCCCTGAATTCGTTCATGCAAGTAGCCTTGAATTTCGGCCAGCGCCTGCGAGCGGTCCTTCGTCAGCTGCTTCAGCCTCTTGTACAGGATTTTGACGGCCAGCCCGTACAGCGGGAAAACGGCGATGGCGACGTACGTTAGCGGTGGATTCAAATAAAACATGACCCCGATCGCGATCGTCAGGGTGAACAAATCCAGCCAGATGTTCATCAGTCCGGTTTCCACAATGCTCTTGGTCTGTTCTACATCGTTGATAAAGCGGGAGATCACTTCGCCGATTTTATGGTTTTGATAATAACGAAGAGAGAGCTTTTGGATATGCTCATACAGACGGCTTCGGATGTCGTATAAAATCCGGCTGGTGGTCAACTGGGCAAAATACTGCCTGAAATACTCGACGGGTCCCCTTAGAACAACAAACAGCAGGAAGGCGGCGCTGATAATCATTACAAGCTGCCGAAGCTTCTCGGAGACCGTCAAATCGTTGTTCAACAAAAGATGATCGACGATATATTTGAGGATCAGAGGCAACGTCAG
The Ferviditalea candida DNA segment above includes these coding regions:
- a CDS encoding ABC transporter ATP-binding protein, which translates into the protein MSSLKTYLQFVKPYRGLILITVIIGIVKFGIPLTLPLILKYIVDHLLLNNDLTVSEKLRQLVMIISAAFLLFVVLRGPVEYFRQYFAQLTTSRILYDIRSRLYEHIQKLSLRYYQNHKIGEVISRFINDVEQTKSIVETGLMNIWLDLFTLTIAIGVMFYLNPPLTYVAIAVFPLYGLAVKILYKRLKQLTKDRSQALAEIQGYLHERIQGIPVIRSFTLEQYEGRRFDGKNRNFLNKAMAQTRWNALTFSVINTLTDLAPLMVIGYGGYEVIRGNLSMGSLVAFFGYLERLYSPLRRLVNSSTVLTQAFASLDRMTDFMKEPYDIVDAPDARELPTVKGKIEFDRVTFSYSEQTEAILRNIQLTIQPGQTVAFVGMSGGGKSSLVSLIPRFYDIRDGAIRIDGRDIRNVTLKSLRGQIGMVLQDNILFSGSVFENILMGRPDATEDEIIRAAIAANAHDFIQQLPNGYNTEIGERGVKLSGGQKQRIAIARVFLKNPRILIFDEATSALDLESEHLIQLALEKLVKDRTTLVVAHRLSTITHADQIVLIENGEIKEIGTHDQLMRLDGAYARLYKVQNLTSISEAVFQA